Proteins co-encoded in one Brassica rapa cultivar Chiifu-401-42 chromosome A02, CAAS_Brap_v3.01, whole genome shotgun sequence genomic window:
- the LOC103868139 gene encoding pectinesterase inhibitor 9, which yields MEPKLTHLCYCLLVFLPLLSQSAIANPSSSPNHSNNINFIVSSCRTTRYPTLCVKCLAAFASKIRCNENRLAQTGLAVTLVRVRSTTAYLAKLTKARRVKRREYLAVKDCVENLGDGLTMLAQSMREMKRVGRSGRGREEFLWRLSNVETWVSAALTDETTCLDGFDGKFMDGVVKMAIRRRVVHVARVTGNALALVNRFASRHKS from the coding sequence ATGGAACCAAAGCTGACACATCTTTGCTATTGCCTTCTAGTTTTTCTTCCACTACTCTCTCAATCCGCCATAGCCAATCCTTCATCATCACCAAACCATAGCAACAATATCAACTTCATCGTATCCTCATGCCGCACCACGCGTTACCCTACTCTCTGCGTCAAATGCCTCGCAGCTTTCGCCAGCAAAATCCGCTGTAACGAAAACCGGTTAGCTCAAACCGGTCTAGCCGTTACTTTAGTCCGGGTTCGGTCCACGACGGCCTACTTAGCTAAGCTGACTAAAGCAAGACGTGTCAAACGCAGAGAGTACTTAGCAGTGAAAGATTGTGTGGAGAATCTTGGAGATGGCTTAACGATGTTGGCTCAGTCGATGAGGGAAATGAAACGAGTGGGTCGATCCGGTCGTGGTCGGGAAGAATTCTTGTGGCGGCTGAGTAACGTTGAGACTTGGGTTAGCGCTGCTTTAACAGATGAGACAACGTGTCTTGATGGCTTTGATGGGAAGTTTATGGATGGTGTGGTGAAAATGGCGATTAGAAGACGAGTGGTGCATGTGGCTCGAGTTACTGGTAATGCATTGGCTCTTGTAAACCGGTTCGCGTCTCGTCATAAATCATAG
- the LOC103868138 gene encoding F-box protein At4g00893-like, whose amino-acid sequence MAGRKGTLYSSTVDVKGNGFLERKKVSKEAANPSFADLPLCLLEVIISQLDLKDNIRASAACKIWREAGLYVRLVDKPPWLMYLPKRGNSFEMYDPLQKKMYTLNLPELSKSTVCYSRDGWLLMRKTASHQIFFFNPFTRKLINLPKLELSYDAIAFSCAPTSGTCVVLAFKNVEYGTVTTSTCHPEATEWVTEGLVCYLRYRSDSLKHSNIVYANRRFYCLDDKGRLYYFEPSSREWSFSYTYSPPCPYISARYERKKKRVFLAVRKGVFFTIYTCGGEKPMVYKLDKFSDWEEINSTTLDGLTIFTSLYSYEMRVNLPWMRHSVYFPKVRLSNKCCVSYSFDEERYFPRKQWQEQEDLCPVENLWIRPHKKAIEYM is encoded by the exons ATGGCTGGCCGGAAAGGGACGCTTTACTC GTCAACCGTAGATGTCAAAGGAAATGGGTTTCTTGAGCGCAAGAAAGTGAGCAAAGAAGCAGCAAATCCAAGTTTTGCTGACCTTCCATTATGCCTCCTGGAAGTAATAATATCTCAACTTGACTTAAAAGATAACATACGCGCCTCCGCTGCCTGCAAAATATGGCGCGAAGCCGGTCTATATGTCCGGTTAGTAGACAAGCCTCCTTGGCTAATGTACTTACCGAAACGTGGCAACTCGTTTGAAATGTACGACCCATTGCAAAAGAAGATGTACACACTGAATCTACCTGAGCTATCTAAATCCACAGTGTGTTACTCAAGAGACGGATGGTTACTTATGCGCAAGACCGCTTCAcaccaaatatttttcttcaatCCGTTTACCCGTAAGCTCATAAACTTACCAAAGCTTGAGTTATCATACGATGCAATTGCTTTCTCGTGTGCACCTACATCAGGTACTTGTGTTGTGCTAGCGTTTAAGAATGTTGAGTATGGTACCGTCACTACGAGCACTTGCCATCCGGAAGCAACCGAGTGGGTTACTGAAGGTTTAGTTTGTTATCTTCGTTATAGAAGTGATTCACTTAAGCACAGCAATATTGTCTATGCAAACCGTCGCTTCTATTGCCTAGACGATAAAGGACGCTTATATTACTTTGAACCGTCTTCTCGAGAATGGTCTTTTAGTTACACGTATTCACCGCCGTGTCCTTATATCTCTGCTAGATATGAGCGAAAGAAGAAAAGAGTTTTCTTGGCGGTGCGTAAAGGAGTGTTCTTTACAATATATACATGCGGAGGTGAGAAACCTATGGTGTATAAACTGGATAAATTTTCGGACTGGGAGGAGATCAATAGTACTACGCTTGATGGCTTGACAATTTTCACGAGTCTTTATTCTTATGAGATGAGAGTTAATCTCCCATGGATGAGGCATAGTGTTTACTTCCCGAAGGTTCGTTTAAGCAACAAGTGTTGTGTATCGTATTCGTTTGATGAAGAGAGGTACTTCCCGCGTAAGCAGTGGCAGGAACAGGAGGACTTATGTCCTGTTGAGAATCTTTGGATAAGGCCACATAAGAAAGCTATAGAGTACATGTGA
- the LOC103868135 gene encoding uncharacterized protein LOC103868135 — translation MGDYTIQISSRLINQLAEGDNQPKRKAKKTKPKVSPQSNADQAKTHHDAEKPKPIAELPTQPPFFFPVPQQAAANTELESIKSILREGEKVLEKVERQERSIVHEVTERAKDLREKEFKIPESKPMPCSSDHEAWKKCYEENVDNPLKCSSLVMRFQDCARRFRQQVRSKET, via the coding sequence ATGGGCGATTACACAATTCAGATAAGTTCAAGGCTGATCAATCAGTTAGCTGAAGGCGACAATCAACCAAAGAGGAAGGCCAAGAAAACCAAACCCAAAGTCTCACCACAGAGCAACGCAGACCAAGCGAAGACACACCACGATGCCGAGAAACCAAAGCCAATAGCAGAACTACCGACGCAGCCACCATTCTTCTTCCCAGTACCGCAACAAGCAGCGGCAAACACGGAGCTGGAATCGATAAAATCCATTTTGAGAGAGGGTGAGAAGGTTCTTGAGAAGGTGGAGAGGCAAGAACGGAGCATCGTTCATGAAGTGACAGAGAGAGCCAAAGATCTGAGGGAGAAAGAGTTTAAGATCCCGGAATCGAAACCAATGCCTTGCTCTTCAGATCACGAAGCGTGGAAGAAATGCTACGAGGAGAATGTTGACAACCCTTTGAAATGTAGCAGTCTGGTTATGAGATTCCAGGATTGCGCCCGCCGGTTCAGACAGCAAGTGCGTTCTAAGGAAACGTAG
- the LOC103868134 gene encoding flavonoid 3'-monooxygenase CYP75B137 — MSLISDLLADNTATLTPYAILILTAIFTVLWFLFKRSPQPPLPPGPRGLPIVGSLPFLDPDLHTYFTNLSHEHGPIFKLNLGSKLTVVVNSPSLAREIFKDQDINFSNHDVPLTARIVTYGGLDLVWLPYGAEWRMLRKVCVLKLLSRKTLDSFYELRRKEIRERTRFLYEKSQQGSAVNVGDQLFLTMMNLTMNMLWGGSVRAEDMESVGKEFKGVISEITRLLGEPNVSDFFPWLARFDLQGLVKKMRVSAHELDAIFDRAIEQMHKLRSSDDGECKDFLQHLMKLKDQEGDSEVPITVNHVKAVLADMVVGGTETSTNTIEFAMAELISNPKLMKRAQQELDEVVGKEHIVEESHITRLPYILAIMKETLRLHPTIPLLVPHRPTETAVVGGYTVPKDTKVFINVWSIQRDPNVWENPTEFCPERFLDNKSCDFSGTDYSFLPFGSGRRICAGVALAERMVLYTLATLLHSFDWKIPEGQVLGLEEKFGIVLKLKTALVALPVPRLSGSNLYQ; from the exons ATGTCTCTGATATCGGATCTCCTCGCCGACAACACAGCCACTCTTACTCCTTATGCAATCCTCATCCTCACTGCTATATTTACGGTTCTCTGGTTCCTCTTCAAACGCTCGCCGCAACCGCCTCTACCGCCTGGACCGCGAGGCCTACCTATTGTCGGAAGCCTCCCGTTTCTTGACCCAGACCTTCACACCTACTTCACAAACCTCTCTCATGAACACGGTCCAATCTTCAAACTCAATCTTGGCTCAAAACTAACTGTTGTGGTCAACTCTCCATCGCTGGCTCGAGAGATCTTCAAAGATCAAGACATCAACTTCTCAAACCATGATGTCCCACTCACGGCAAGAATCGTTACCTACGGTGGCCTCGACCTTGTATGGCTACCATACGGTGCCGAATGGAGGATGCTTAGAAAAGTTTGTGTTCTCAAGCTTCTTAGCCGCAAAACTTTGGATTCATTCTACGAGCTTCGACGCAAAGAAATCCGAGAAAGAACGAGATTTTTATACGAGAAAAGTCAACAAGGATCGGCGGTGAACGTCGGAGACCAGTTGTTCTTGACGATGATGAATCTAACGATGAATATGTTATGGGGAGGGTCGGTAAGAGCAGAGGATATGGAGAGTGTTGGAAAAGAGTTTAAAGGAGTTATTTCTGAGATTACTAGGCTTTTGGGTGAGCCTAATGTTTCTGATTTCTTTCCGTGGCTAGCGAGGTTCGATCTTCAAGGGCTTGTGAAGAAGATGCGTGTGTCTGCTCACGAGCTTGATGCCATATTCGATAGAGCTATCGAACAGATGCATAAGCTAAGAAGTAGCGACGATGGTGAATGTAAAGACTTTTTGCAACATTTGATGAAGTTAAAGGACCAAGAAGGCGATTCGGAGGTTCCCATTACAGTTAACCATGTCAAAGCCGTACTCGCG GATATGGTAGTTGGTGGTACCGAGACATCTACAAACACAATAGAGTTTGCGATGGCGGAGCTTATAAGTAACCCAAAGTTGATGAAGAGAGCGCAACAAGAGCTAGACGAAGTTGTTGGAAAAGAACACATTGTCGAAGAATCGCACATCACTAGACTTCCGTACATACTAGCCATTATGAAGGAAACACTTAGACTTCACCCAACCATTCCTTTGTTAGTCCCTCATCGTCCAACTGAAACTGCTGTGGTGGGAGGTTACACCGTCCCTAAAGACACTAAGGTCTTCATCAATGTTTGGTCTATTCAAAGAGACCCAAACGTGTGGGAGAATCCGACGGAGTTTTGTCCCGAGAGGTTTCTTGATAATAAATCTTGTGATTTCAGTGGAACCGATTACAGCTTTCTTCCGTTTGGATCAGGCAGGAGAATTTGCGCGGGTGTAGCACTCGCTGAGAGGATGGTTTTGTACACTCTCGCCACCCTATTACACTCGTTCGACTGGAAGATTCCAGAGGGACAAGTTTTGGGTCTGGAAGAGAAGTTTGGAATTGTCTTGAAGCTCAAGACCGCTCTTGTTGCCTTGCCCGTTCCTAGGTTGTCCGGTTCGAATCTTTATCAATAG
- the LOC103868137 gene encoding uncharacterized protein LOC103868137 produces MAQTTTVIFILATLLVPATVVSGQTPPSPVAPSPTINEAMNCAAGLTVCLPAFAQGGTPSKECCTAVKTQQSCLCGFIKAPVLVVPFNITAFSALISKSCGINTNLNLCSETPAQAPLPHMTAPPSGAPKTDKDAASKPAETGLVGIVLIMISALFY; encoded by the exons ATGGCTCAAACCACCACCGTGATCTTCATCCTAGCCACATTGTTAGTGCCCGCTACGGTTGTTTCAGGACAGACACCACCTAGTCCCGTAGCTCCTAGTCCTACAATAAACGAAGCTATGAACTGTGCAGCAGGTTTGACTGTTTGTTTGCCGGCATTTGCTCAAGGAGGAACTCCGTCGAAGGAATGTTGTACGGCGGTGAAAACGCAGCAATCGTGTCTTTGCGGCTTTATCAAGGCCCCAGTGCTAGTGGTCCCTTTCAATATCACTGCCTTCAGTGCTCTTATCTCCAAGTCTTGTGGAATCAATACCAATCTCAACTTGTGTTCAGAAACTCCCG CTCAAGCTCCATTGCCGCATATGACAGCACCACCTTCAG GTGCACCCAAAACTGACAAGGATGCTGCAAGCAAACCCGCAGAAACTGGTTTGGTCGGAATCGTCCTGATCATGATCTCTGcgttattttattaa